A region of the Vigna unguiculata cultivar IT97K-499-35 chromosome 9, ASM411807v1, whole genome shotgun sequence genome:
AGTTCCATTGAAGGTGCTAAGTATTTGCCATAAATTAATCATATGAAATTGGTAATTTATTAGTGAagttaactataataatattttatgacatGTAGATATAATTCATATGGCTATATAAACCATTCCTTCTCGTGGTTTATCCATCTTCTCTAGTCTTAACATAAGTGTAACAGAAGCATAAACATGTACAGAGTAGCGAAGGCATCAGAGTATCTTGTGATCACCGGGGTTGGAATCAGAGACATAAAGCTCGCAAAGAAAGGATGGGTGCTTCCGGGGCAGTCATGCACCGTCTTCGACCTGTCTCCGGTGAACTACACTTTCGAGGTTCAAGCCATGAGCGCAGAGAAGCTCCCTTTCATTCTCCCCGCCGTGTTCACCATCGGTCCCAGAGTCGACGACGACGGTAGCCTTCTCAGATATGCCAAACTTCTGTCGTCCCACGACAAGCTCTCTCACCACGTGAAGGAGCTAGTCCAGGGCATCATCGAGGGAGAGACACGTGTCCTTGCGGCATCCATGACCATGGAGGATATTTTCAGAGGCACCAAGTCGTTCAAACAGGAGGTGTTCGAGAAGGTTCAGCTGGAGCTCAACCAGTTCGGGCTTCTCATCTACAACGCCAACGTGAAGCAACTGGTGGACGTGGCTGGCCACGAGTACTTCTCTTATCTGGGTCAGAAGACTCAGATGGAGGCTGCCAATCAAGCCAAGGTTGACGTCGCAGAGGCAAAGATGAAGGGAGAGGTTGGAGCCAAGCTCAGAGAGGGGCAGACGCAGCAGAACGCTGCCAAGATCGATGCGGAAACAAAGATAATATCCACGCAGAGGCACGGAGAAGGTGTGAAGGAGGATATCAAGGTGAAAACGGAGGTGAAGGTGTTTGAAAATGAGCGAGAGGCTGTGGTGGCGGAGGCTAATTCCGAGCTTGCCAAGAAAAAAGCTATGTGGGCACAGACGGCGCAGGTGGCGGAAGTGGAGGCCACAAAAGCCGTCGCACTCAGGGAAGCCGAGTTGCAGAGAGAGGTTGAAAGGATGAACGCTCTCACAAGAACAGAGAAGCTTAAAGCTGAGTTCCTCAGCAAAGCAAGTGTTGAGTACGAAACCAAGGTTAGCTTATTTATTTCTCCTTCCTCCTTCATGCAAACAATTTTCCAACAGTATTATATTCCAGTGGAAATTTTGAAGGGagtgaaaaaaatttgtttaacaaTTAGGTACAAGAAGCGAACTGGGAGCTGTACAGGAAGCAGAAAGCAGCAGAAGCAATATTGtttgagaaggagaaagaggcAGAGGCACAAAAAGCTCTGGCGGAGGCAGCGTATTTCAGTCGGCAACAAGCAGCAGAAGCTGAGCTATTTGCAAAGAAAAAGGAGGCAGAGGGACTTCTGGCAATTGGGCAAGCACAAGGAGTATACTTAAGAACACTTCTTGATGCACTGGGAGGAAACTACACTAATCTAAGGGACTACTTGATGATAAATAGTGGCATGTTTCAAGAGATTGCGAAGACTAATGCAGAAGCAATTCGTGGACTTCAGCCAAAGATTAGTATTTGGAGTAATGGCACAGATGGaagtgatggtggtggtggaatGAAGGATGTAGCTGGTGCGTACAAGATGTTGCCACCTTTGTTTAAGACGGTGCATGAGCAAACGGGTATGTTGCCACCCGCTTGGATGGGAACCCTATCAGACAAAAGTTCTTGAACCCTCATGTTTCTTTCTGCTTCGATGCGTGTTTTGTTAAGAATGTACAAGATTAAATGtgtgaacaaatataacttttatgtaTGTAGTAGTATTCTTAAGATAAGACTCATTTTAGTTACCtggttttaacttttttaagaacaattttgttcttaaaactCTGAAGGCGGATAACTAAAGTGGGGACTCACGTTTATGTGTTTGAAATTTGGGGACATGTTGAAGTGCAAAAATTCGCTGTGATCCATAATTGCTCATGTTTTTACATTGGTTTTAAGTCTTTGGTTTTAATTTCCTTACATTTTTCACTAATAAAAACAAAGCCAACAACCaataaaaggataaaagataagagaaaaacaTTAATGTGTAGTCACAATATAAAGAGCAGAAAATTAGACTCAGACGGTTTGgatgaatataaaaagaaatgaaaatagaaaagaagtaaaatgattgaatttataattagtaattaattgGGATAagtatgtttttgtccctcaattGTAACACAATTTTGGTTTCCATTCATATTTCAAAGTTTGATTTAGTTAGGTCCTCATTCttaagaaatatatgaattCAGTCATCATGATAACATGCTGCCAAGTTGGAAGCTGACGTGGAACCTGTGCAGCTGGCAAAGATGACCTGAAATAGCCAGTGGAGTGCTCCAAACGATTGAATTCTATAGCTGGAGTTACCTGTGTTGACCAGTTGCAATTAGAGAAGTATGACTGGAAGACTTGCTGCCTAGGCATTAGGTTAGGTTAGGTTAATTAGTTAAAACAATTTGTTTAGATAGTTGTTTTTTTGGCAGTTTGGTAACTTTTAGTAGTCAGTAATAATTAGTTTGTAGGTTTCTTAAGTAGTTGAACACATATAAAGCTGAGTTTATAGACACACTCGCAGAGAAGGtcacttttatttttagtttgagAGCTTTGCGAAGGAGGAAGAGGCTTGGTACATTATCATTGGTGCGTTCCAGATCTCCATTCCAACATTTGCTTGTTCATTCATCTCCATTGTTATCCAGATTTGTAATTTCCATCTTGTTCTTCTATCTTTCATgttcaatttgaaatttttgcaaTATGAAACGTAGACATTGGTATTGTTCAATTACTTTTAGTTTTGTACATTCATTGACTACAATTTCTGATTTAATTGTGGTTGAGTGATCTTAAGGATCACTTTCATCTAGGAAATTCAGATTTGAATGACTAGAAATCAAAGTTTAGAAGTAATATGAACGATGCTGAGTTTATGAAGTAACAATCCAGAAATTCAAGTTGAACATGTCTTCTTCCATTTGAACCATTGTTTACATGTTTGGTCTCTCTAGTATATCTTCTTTCCATTCCTAAACACATTCTAATTCATGAttcagaaaattaaaaaaaagttaattcaGTTTTTGACTGTAGTTTACCGTTAATTTCGTTTAATGCAATTTTTCAGTTCTGCAATGATCTTGATGCCTTGATTCATTATATTGCTTTATTGTAGTGTTATAAACTTGTTTGATGCATGAATTGTGCTTTTAATTCCACTTCTTCAGCTTAGTTCATTTCAATTCTAGCTTTAGAAGTTaggttttccaatttttctaaatttagggattttgatTCGCTCATGATTCTTTAAGTACAATTCTCGGTTCCTATGTTCAGTTAGTATTGTTTTAATTGTGTTTTCATGTTCATTTGGTCCATTTAATTTGTTCTGCATGTtagaataaataattcaattttcgGCCATATAAGCTGATGCACGTTGAATACATAGCCTCTACCAATTCTAGCTTGAGCTGTGACTTTGTGAATTGTGCATTGGTTGGTATTTCTACGTGTTTCTCATGCATCTTTGTAGTGTTTCAAATAGGTTTCATGATCCATATTGCATATAACTCTAATTTGCCCTTAGAACCATAAATTGCATAGGCTGTCAAAAGCTGGTGATGAACAATGATAAATCTGCCAAATTGGTTCAAGAGTTTGATTTTGAGGATTTTGAGTTTCTATCTAGTTATGCTTGCATATCTTAGTTATTTTTAGGTAATAAAACTTGTTCCAAGCCTGAGTTCTTAAGAATTCATTGTTTTTGTTCGTTTAGGCATTTTAGCAAACGCCTTGTGCATATTAGGTTTTTATATAGgaatttcatcaaacactttgCGTTTTAGCATCTCTGCATCATTTTAGACTCTTTTAAAGATCCAAACATGTTTAGATACATTTTTTCATACATTCCATGCATTCATATGTGATTTCCATGCATTAGAATCCATTTTAGGTGATTAAACTATTACATTGACAGTGTAGAATCATACATTGTTCTTGCTTTAGACATAGTTCATACACCATTTGCATTGCATTTTAGGACTATTTAAGGTTAGTTTGAAGtgttacttttatattttcccCTCTGGCATACACTAGATAGATTTCATACACTTCAAATCACTCTAACTTAGCCATCTCTTTGATTGATTTCCTGGTTTATAATCTACAACATTTAAAAGGGGAAAACTAGGATTTTTGTAATCTTGTATGCGACTAGGAGGTTAACAAATTGACGCCTCAGCCGGTGAAATGATGAGTTTTGAGTGATTTAGTGATAATCCGACTTGTGCTTGATAGTTCATGCATTTTAGTATAGAACATgcatcattttattttctagaaACTGTAACTGCTGTTTTGGAAGAGTGTTTTGTTTGTGCTAGCAGCTTTATGCAGGTTAGACCATGTCATTTTGACACTAAAAAGCAGAGAACCAATGTTTTGctaactaacattttttttttttttgttgcagtTTCACAGGTGTTTTCCAATCTAGTTAGGTGTTTTATGCTTTCATCACAGTTCCAAGTTACCATTCTAATATGTTTTTGCTGTTTTTAGTTTAGTCCTGTTTTCATTCCAAACTTTGTTCTGACTAAAAATTTTTGCTGCTTTTACTAACTCGTTCACTAACCCTTCTaactttgttttctgttttgcTGATACAGTTTACTAACTAATATTCTTTCTTTAGCTATATCTAGTagtaaattcaaattttatttcatttagcT
Encoded here:
- the LOC114162178 gene encoding flotillin-like protein 4; its protein translation is MYRVAKASEYLVITGVGIRDIKLAKKGWVLPGQSCTVFDLSPVNYTFEVQAMSAEKLPFILPAVFTIGPRVDDDGSLLRYAKLLSSHDKLSHHVKELVQGIIEGETRVLAASMTMEDIFRGTKSFKQEVFEKVQLELNQFGLLIYNANVKQLVDVAGHEYFSYLGQKTQMEAANQAKVDVAEAKMKGEVGAKLREGQTQQNAAKIDAETKIISTQRHGEGVKEDIKVKTEVKVFENEREAVVAEANSELAKKKAMWAQTAQVAEVEATKAVALREAELQREVERMNALTRTEKLKAEFLSKASVEYETKVQEANWELYRKQKAAEAILFEKEKEAEAQKALAEAAYFSRQQAAEAELFAKKKEAEGLLAIGQAQGVYLRTLLDALGGNYTNLRDYLMINSGMFQEIAKTNAEAIRGLQPKISIWSNGTDGSDGGGGMKDVAGAYKMLPPLFKTVHEQTGMLPPAWMGTLSDKSS